In Bacteroidota bacterium, the following proteins share a genomic window:
- a CDS encoding M4 family metallopeptidase, with the protein MKTPITGVIGGLVFLIGVHSADGQQLVKQLKTAVPARESIGSAQRASVDAQTPAAKLKALLGKKALPAISPRVQNTAKNSAPAANRIGLTAPSAVVAAKDEGIRMIVDKESGTPLYLKETTLPRSATTSVSSAGSATGEAYRFINDKKALLQIDSPSAEFEVSNVMQDELGMTHVKMKQTSHGIDVWGKEMIVHIGREGTAASLTGRIAPTRSAAVQVNPSITKEAAVNTVLADMRRNRPIRTLPNRMQSLLGYAGPAAKEVIWFDKDQTAHLTWHVEARNGMTEDWYYFVDATNGKILDRYNNVCSDGPTTANGTDLNGVTRSFGTVLTNSVYYMIDASEPMFVSAQTHFPDSVAGALQCFDLQNHDVGMPLYYVASLNNAWNDPATVSAHFNGITTYNFYRTTFGRNSIDDAGMSIYSIVHVTEDSTALDNAFWNGLFMCYGDGATYFKPLAGGLDVAAHEMTHGVTQHTANLLYQGQSGALNESMSDVFATLVDTLNWTIGEQIIKDLSTFPSGALRDLSNPHNGGSEGSAAWQPAIMSEFGNTDEDNGGVHLNSGIPNHAFYLVASSIGRHEAGQIWYRALTVYLTRSAQFLDARIATAEAASDLFGTGSNEVTVVKNSWDAVGVLEGTPPSGPPATHLQGQDWIIAVNTDPGDPNSIYVAKPLPGASGGLSPLTTTLVLNRPAVTDTSGLIVFVDSDNDLRAITSNPSSPQETLVDTQHVWWSVAIGPGSSSLALTTKFVDTSIYYFDLTNSANDKKFTITTPSYDGTNTNTALYADAMSFDPSGRYLLYDVFNQVTNQTGAQIGYWTINVLDVESGTIQSIFPPLPEGVSVGNPSYSKASPNRFLFDYVDSKANRYAVMAADFNTGDVGIVADSNGAIGYPTYSGDDKTVAYHTLTNFESAEHDAIQLMPMQGDYLNGTHNPESYVVDATFPVWFVVGSRVTAVEEPPVLIRDFVLENNFPNPFNPSTTIRFVLPERSRVRLSVFNALGQQVAGLVNEEMNAGTYERTWNGSNCSSGIYFYRLEAGTFVQTKKLILLK; encoded by the coding sequence ATGAAAACCCCCATTACCGGTGTTATCGGAGGTTTGGTATTCCTGATAGGGGTACACAGCGCGGACGGGCAGCAACTCGTAAAACAGTTAAAGACCGCCGTCCCGGCACGCGAGTCAATAGGGAGTGCGCAAAGGGCATCCGTTGATGCACAAACACCGGCTGCCAAACTTAAAGCACTCCTGGGCAAGAAAGCTCTGCCGGCAATTTCACCCCGCGTCCAAAACACTGCGAAGAACTCGGCCCCGGCCGCGAATCGAATCGGCCTGACGGCGCCGAGCGCCGTCGTTGCCGCAAAGGATGAGGGAATAAGGATGATCGTCGATAAGGAATCGGGGACTCCTCTCTATCTAAAGGAAACAACCCTTCCCCGTTCGGCGACAACTTCAGTCTCATCGGCAGGAAGCGCAACCGGAGAGGCGTACCGGTTCATCAACGACAAGAAAGCCTTGCTTCAGATCGATTCTCCGAGCGCGGAATTCGAAGTCTCAAACGTCATGCAGGATGAGCTGGGCATGACACACGTAAAAATGAAACAGACAAGCCATGGGATAGATGTCTGGGGAAAAGAAATGATCGTCCACATCGGCAGGGAGGGAACCGCCGCTTCGCTCACCGGACGCATCGCGCCAACCAGAAGCGCGGCTGTGCAGGTGAATCCGAGCATAACGAAAGAAGCGGCCGTGAATACGGTGCTCGCGGACATGCGGCGGAACCGTCCCATAAGAACGTTGCCGAATCGAATGCAATCATTGCTCGGCTATGCGGGACCTGCAGCGAAGGAGGTGATCTGGTTTGACAAGGACCAGACCGCTCACCTGACCTGGCACGTGGAGGCGCGCAACGGTATGACCGAAGACTGGTATTACTTTGTGGATGCAACCAATGGGAAAATCCTCGACCGGTACAATAACGTTTGCTCTGACGGCCCGACGACTGCCAACGGGACAGACCTGAACGGCGTCACACGGTCGTTTGGAACTGTTCTTACAAACAGCGTTTATTACATGATCGATGCATCGGAGCCGATGTTCGTCAGTGCACAGACCCATTTTCCCGACTCAGTTGCAGGGGCCCTGCAGTGCTTCGACCTGCAGAATCATGATGTCGGCATGCCGCTCTATTATGTGGCCTCTCTCAATAATGCATGGAACGATCCTGCGACCGTGTCGGCGCACTTCAATGGGATCACGACATACAATTTCTACAGGACAACGTTCGGCCGGAACTCGATCGACGACGCGGGAATGTCGATCTATTCGATCGTCCACGTTACCGAGGACAGCACGGCGCTCGACAATGCCTTCTGGAACGGGCTTTTCATGTGCTACGGCGACGGGGCGACTTACTTCAAGCCACTCGCCGGCGGACTTGACGTTGCGGCACATGAGATGACGCACGGGGTCACGCAGCATACCGCGAACCTTTTGTATCAAGGACAATCGGGGGCGCTGAACGAATCGATGTCGGACGTGTTTGCTACACTGGTGGACACGTTGAATTGGACCATCGGAGAACAGATCATCAAGGATCTGAGCACATTCCCTTCCGGCGCACTGAGGGATCTCTCCAATCCGCACAACGGAGGTTCGGAGGGATCGGCCGCCTGGCAGCCTGCGATCATGAGCGAATTCGGGAACACCGACGAGGACAATGGAGGCGTTCACCTGAACAGCGGGATCCCGAATCACGCCTTTTACCTGGTCGCCTCGTCGATCGGGAGGCACGAGGCCGGACAAATATGGTACAGGGCGTTGACGGTCTATCTGACCCGCAGCGCGCAATTTCTCGATGCGCGCATCGCCACGGCAGAAGCGGCCTCCGATCTTTTTGGAACCGGGAGCAACGAAGTGACCGTCGTGAAAAATTCATGGGATGCCGTCGGGGTCCTTGAAGGAACCCCCCCGTCCGGACCGCCGGCAACGCACCTTCAGGGGCAGGATTGGATCATCGCCGTGAACACCGACCCGGGGGATCCGAACTCGATCTATGTCGCCAAGCCCCTCCCCGGCGCATCGGGAGGTTTATCGCCGCTCACGACCACGTTGGTGCTCAACCGGCCGGCGGTGACCGATACATCGGGGCTCATCGTCTTCGTCGACTCCGATAACGACCTCCGCGCCATCACCTCCAACCCGAGTTCGCCGCAGGAAACGCTGGTCGACACCCAGCATGTCTGGTGGAGCGTAGCGATCGGCCCCGGGTCGAGCAGCCTCGCGCTGACCACCAAGTTCGTCGATACCTCGATCTATTATTTTGACCTTACCAATTCCGCCAACGACAAAAAGTTCACGATCACTACGCCGTCGTACGACGGCACAAATACGAACACTGCCCTCTACGCCGACGCGATGTCGTTTGATCCGTCGGGGAGGTATCTGTTGTACGACGTGTTCAACCAGGTGACGAATCAAACCGGCGCACAAATTGGATACTGGACCATCAATGTGCTGGATGTTGAATCGGGAACGATCCAGAGCATCTTCCCGCCGCTGCCGGAGGGGGTGAGCGTCGGCAATCCATCGTATTCAAAGGCTTCGCCGAACAGGTTCCTCTTCGACTATGTCGATTCCAAAGCGAACCGGTATGCGGTCATGGCGGCGGATTTCAACACCGGCGATGTGGGGATCGTCGCCGATTCGAACGGCGCCATAGGGTACCCCACATATTCGGGGGACGATAAGACGGTGGCCTACCACACTCTCACGAATTTCGAATCCGCCGAGCATGATGCAATCCAGCTAATGCCGATGCAGGGCGACTACCTCAACGGGACACACAACCCTGAATCGTATGTGGTGGACGCCACATTTCCCGTCTGGTTTGTCGTGGGGAGCAGGGTCACCGCGGTGGAAGAACCTCCTGTCCTGATCAGAGACTTTGTATTGGAAAACAACTTTCCGAACCCATTCAACCCAAGCACGACCATTCGTTTTGTTCTTCCTGAGCGGAGCCGCGTTCGGCTGTCAGTCTTCAACGCTCTTGGACAACAGGTTGCCGGATTGGTAAATGAGGAAATGAATGCCGGAACGTACGAGAGGACATGGAACGGATCGAACTGTTCAAGCGGAATCTATTTTTATCGCCTTGAAGCCGGAACCTTCGTACAGACAAAAAAACTCATCCTCCTGAAGTAG
- a CDS encoding hybrid sensor histidine kinase/response regulator, giving the protein MTKILVIDDEDSLRETTIAILRASGFDALGAKNGADGIEIARTSLPDLIICDIRMELVNGYQMLTAIRNDSVTATIPFILMTSNPDRGGMRQGMELGADDYLPKPFSPAELVSTVAARLKKHRLIAERAERKLDELRSRMSTAIPHELRTPLNGILGFADIMRKDYNNLQPQEIAKMSERIYRNGRRLLRLVENYLIYAQIGTQQTDKRQQELLLHSSTDVANIIEELAREKALESNRVDDLDLHLVPGSVAISSQYFAKIVEEIGDNAFRYSTKGTPVYFGTVTEGNSLMMVVIDRGRGMTGEQIENIGAYVQFNRKQYEQQGSGLGLTVAKQLIEMHGGSLSIQSDFGHGTTVTIRLPLSASQKPRA; this is encoded by the coding sequence ATGACCAAAATTCTCGTCATCGACGACGAAGATTCCCTCCGGGAAACGACCATCGCAATACTTCGCGCCAGCGGCTTTGATGCGCTCGGCGCAAAGAACGGCGCCGACGGCATTGAGATCGCGCGGACATCCCTTCCCGACCTGATCATTTGCGACATTCGTATGGAGCTGGTGAACGGGTACCAGATGCTGACCGCCATCAGGAACGATTCGGTGACGGCGACGATCCCGTTCATCCTCATGACGAGCAACCCGGACCGCGGCGGCATGCGGCAGGGTATGGAGCTGGGAGCGGACGATTATTTGCCCAAGCCGTTTTCCCCAGCCGAGCTCGTCTCCACAGTCGCCGCGCGATTGAAAAAGCACCGGCTGATAGCCGAGCGGGCCGAAAGAAAACTCGACGAGCTCCGGTCGAGGATGAGCACCGCTATCCCGCACGAACTCCGCACGCCCCTCAACGGCATCCTCGGATTTGCCGACATCATGCGCAAGGACTACAACAACCTGCAGCCGCAAGAGATCGCAAAGATGTCCGAGCGGATCTACAGAAACGGCAGGCGCCTTCTTCGGCTCGTCGAAAATTATCTGATCTACGCGCAGATCGGTACGCAGCAGACCGACAAGCGTCAGCAGGAACTCCTCCTCCACAGCAGCACCGACGTCGCGAACATCATCGAGGAGCTTGCCCGGGAAAAGGCCCTCGAAAGCAACCGTGTCGACGACCTCGACCTGCACCTTGTCCCCGGCTCGGTGGCGATTTCGTCCCAGTACTTCGCAAAGATCGTCGAAGAGATCGGCGACAACGCCTTCCGGTACTCGACGAAAGGAACGCCGGTATACTTCGGCACCGTCACCGAGGGAAATTCGTTAATGATGGTGGTCATCGACCGCGGGCGCGGGATGACCGGCGAGCAGATCGAGAACATCGGCGCTTACGTGCAGTTCAACCGAAAGCAGTATGAACAGCAGGGCTCCGGGCTCGGCCTGACCGTCGCGAAACAGCTGATCGAGATGCATGGGGGAAGCCTCAGCATTCAGAGCGATTTTGGACACGGGACCACCGTAACCATCCGCCTCCCTCTTTCGGCATCCCAGAAACCCCGCGCCTGA
- a CDS encoding multidrug efflux MFS transporter translates to MPMWRRNLIVCWFGMFVTSVGMSQLAPVLPLYIRQLGVGRTDLIEQYSGIAFGITFIVSAVFSPVWGYAADRVGRKPMLLRASLGMAIVLFCMGFVRDVYQLIELRFLQGAITGYTTACITLIATQTDKEHAGWALGTLSTSSIVGSLLGPMIGGYIAESLGLPYIFFITGGLLMVAFLTTLFFVKETFVRPSEKTPGATQVWQSIPHKRLTVTVFATYFMLMLGLYSIEPIVTIYVSQLSADAQHVALVSGLVFSASGLANILAAPRLGKISDKIGPQKVMLVALVAAGIIFIPQAFVSDPWQLLALRFLLGLATAGLNPSVNTLIKRLTPDELAGRVFGFSMSAAYLGAFAGASMGGEIASIFGMRYVFFTTSALMLANAALVYFSIYRKLNRTA, encoded by the coding sequence ATGCCGATGTGGAGAAGAAATCTGATCGTCTGCTGGTTTGGGATGTTCGTCACCAGCGTCGGCATGAGCCAGCTCGCTCCCGTTCTGCCTCTCTACATCAGACAACTTGGCGTCGGGAGAACCGACCTGATCGAACAATATTCCGGGATCGCGTTCGGAATCACGTTCATTGTCTCGGCGGTTTTTTCCCCGGTTTGGGGATACGCCGCCGACAGGGTAGGACGCAAGCCGATGCTCCTCCGCGCGAGTCTCGGCATGGCGATCGTCCTCTTCTGCATGGGCTTCGTGAGGGACGTCTACCAGCTCATTGAGCTCCGGTTCCTGCAAGGAGCGATCACCGGCTACACCACCGCCTGCATTACGCTCATCGCAACGCAGACGGACAAAGAGCACGCTGGCTGGGCGCTGGGGACGCTCTCCACTTCCAGCATCGTCGGTTCGCTCCTCGGTCCGATGATCGGCGGATACATCGCCGAGAGCCTCGGTCTGCCGTATATCTTCTTCATCACGGGGGGACTGCTGATGGTCGCATTTCTTACCACCCTCTTTTTTGTGAAGGAAACCTTCGTCCGCCCGAGCGAAAAGACCCCGGGGGCAACGCAGGTGTGGCAGAGCATTCCGCACAAGAGGCTGACGGTCACGGTCTTTGCCACCTATTTCATGCTGATGCTCGGACTCTATTCCATCGAACCGATCGTGACGATCTACGTCAGCCAGCTCTCCGCCGATGCCCAGCATGTTGCCCTGGTATCGGGGCTCGTCTTCTCCGCGTCGGGGCTGGCGAATATCCTGGCGGCGCCGCGTCTCGGAAAAATCTCCGACAAAATCGGTCCTCAGAAGGTGATGCTCGTCGCCCTCGTTGCGGCGGGAATCATTTTTATTCCGCAGGCGTTCGTCAGCGACCCGTGGCAGCTCCTCGCTCTCCGGTTCCTGCTCGGACTTGCCACGGCCGGTTTGAACCCGTCGGTCAATACGCTCATTAAGCGCCTCACTCCCGACGAACTTGCGGGAAGAGTCTTCGGGTTCAGCATGTCGGCTGCGTACTTAGGTGCGTTCGCGGGGGCGTCAATGGGAGGGGAGATCGCATCGATCTTCGGGATGCGGTACGTCTTTTTCACGACGAGCGCTCTGATGCTGGCAAACGCAGCGCTCGTCTATTTCAGCATTTACCGGAAACTGAACAGGACGGCGTGA